The following proteins are co-located in the Microplitis demolitor isolate Queensland-Clemson2020A chromosome 3, iyMicDemo2.1a, whole genome shotgun sequence genome:
- the LOC103572675 gene encoding macro domain-containing protein CT2219 isoform X1 translates to MLKLHITINKLPVQLGRIFENLFTLNSPKSQKFSKMSFETEKEKFLKMELAEKRKYYRTTDIITSDQVMTWPDYWEKNKDSIKPIDTKEIEKTKKELANKISIMQGDITSLEIDAIVNAANSSLLGGGGVDGAIHRAAGPTLKKECATLNGCSVGEAKITGGYKLPAKYVIHTVGPRGEKPEKLKECYLNSLNVAKQNDVKTIAFPCISTGVYGYPQRPAAIIAITTVKQFLQENFNDIEKVIFCLFLDTDKEIYEELLQKYFATD, encoded by the exons aTGTTGAAATTACAT atTACCATCAATAAATTACCGGTTCAGCTAGGAaggatttttgaaaacttgttCACTTTAAATTCAccaaaatcacaaaaattttctaaaatgtcGTTTGAAACAGAAAAAG aaaaatttttaaagatggAATTAGcagagaaaagaaaatattatcgCACAACTGATATAATAACTTCAGATCAAGTTATGACATGGCCAGATTATTGGGAAAAGAATAAAGATTCTATAAAGCCAATTGATACTAAAGAAATAGAAAAGACTAAAAAAGAGTTAGCcaataaaatatcgataatGCAAGGTGACATTACGTCTCTAGAAATAGATGCCATTGTCAATGCTGCAAATTCAAGTTTGCTTGGTGGTGGTGGag TTGATGGAGCTATCCATAGGGCTGCTGGGCCAACCCTTAAAAAAGAATGTGCAACACTAAATGGATGCAGTGTTGGTGAAGCAAAAATAACAGGAGGTTATAAGTTGCCAGCTAAAT acGTTATTCATACTGTTGGACCACGTGGAGAAAAACCAGAAAAACTCAAAGAATGTTACTTAAATAGTCTTAATGTCGCTAAACAAAATGATGTAAAAACAATTGCTTTTCCATGTATATCTACTGGAGTTTATGGATATCCTCAAAGGCCAGCTGCTATAATTGCAATAACTACAGtcaaacaatttttacaagaaaattttaacgat attgaaaaagttattttttgtctaTTCCTAGATACtgataaagaaatttatgagGAATtgcttcaaaaatattttgctacagattaa
- the LOC103572675 gene encoding macro domain-containing protein CT2219 isoform X2: MSFETEKEKFLKMELAEKRKYYRTTDIITSDQVMTWPDYWEKNKDSIKPIDTKEIEKTKKELANKISIMQGDITSLEIDAIVNAANSSLLGGGGVDGAIHRAAGPTLKKECATLNGCSVGEAKITGGYKLPAKYVIHTVGPRGEKPEKLKECYLNSLNVAKQNDVKTIAFPCISTGVYGYPQRPAAIIAITTVKQFLQENFNDIEKVIFCLFLDTDKEIYEELLQKYFATD; the protein is encoded by the exons atgtcGTTTGAAACAGAAAAAG aaaaatttttaaagatggAATTAGcagagaaaagaaaatattatcgCACAACTGATATAATAACTTCAGATCAAGTTATGACATGGCCAGATTATTGGGAAAAGAATAAAGATTCTATAAAGCCAATTGATACTAAAGAAATAGAAAAGACTAAAAAAGAGTTAGCcaataaaatatcgataatGCAAGGTGACATTACGTCTCTAGAAATAGATGCCATTGTCAATGCTGCAAATTCAAGTTTGCTTGGTGGTGGTGGag TTGATGGAGCTATCCATAGGGCTGCTGGGCCAACCCTTAAAAAAGAATGTGCAACACTAAATGGATGCAGTGTTGGTGAAGCAAAAATAACAGGAGGTTATAAGTTGCCAGCTAAAT acGTTATTCATACTGTTGGACCACGTGGAGAAAAACCAGAAAAACTCAAAGAATGTTACTTAAATAGTCTTAATGTCGCTAAACAAAATGATGTAAAAACAATTGCTTTTCCATGTATATCTACTGGAGTTTATGGATATCCTCAAAGGCCAGCTGCTATAATTGCAATAACTACAGtcaaacaatttttacaagaaaattttaacgat attgaaaaagttattttttgtctaTTCCTAGATACtgataaagaaatttatgagGAATtgcttcaaaaatattttgctacagattaa